A genomic segment from Streptosporangium roseum DSM 43021 encodes:
- a CDS encoding cytochrome P450, with protein sequence MEHTITAMPTARQPGCPFDPPKELIQAREHSPISRFPFPDGHQGWLITGYDLVRSVLADPRFSSRRELMRHHPLVDLGEIEVPPAPPGEFLLMDEPQHSRYRKPLVGKFTVRRMRLLTERVEQVTAEHLDAMEKAGPSADLVPAFAKPIPSIIICELLGVPYEDRGFFQENIDKFLGGEVGDEELIAAYTATQQYLAELVAAKRANPTDDVLSDLLDSDLTDEELQGIALILLSAGFDTTANMLALGTFALLQNPEQLAALRAEPALADRAVEELLRYLTVAKTSMRTALEDVEVGGQTIKAGTTVILSYATANRDPERFADPHVLDLRRQDGGHLAFSHGIHQCLGQQLARVELRVALPALVNRFPTLRLAVPAGEVALRPETADIYGVKSLPVTWDV encoded by the coding sequence ATGGAACACACCATCACGGCGATGCCGACCGCGCGTCAGCCCGGCTGCCCCTTCGACCCGCCCAAGGAGCTGATCCAGGCCCGTGAGCACAGCCCGATCAGCCGCTTCCCCTTCCCCGACGGACACCAGGGCTGGCTGATCACCGGCTACGACCTGGTCCGGTCGGTCCTGGCCGACCCGCGGTTCAGCTCACGCAGGGAGCTCATGCGCCACCACCCGCTGGTCGACCTGGGCGAGATCGAGGTCCCTCCGGCTCCGCCCGGCGAGTTCCTCCTCATGGACGAGCCACAGCACAGCCGCTACCGCAAACCGCTGGTGGGCAAGTTCACCGTCCGGCGGATGCGGCTGCTCACCGAGCGCGTCGAGCAGGTCACCGCCGAGCACCTGGACGCGATGGAGAAGGCCGGGCCGTCGGCGGACCTGGTGCCCGCGTTCGCCAAGCCCATCCCCTCCATCATCATCTGTGAGCTGCTGGGCGTGCCGTACGAGGACCGTGGCTTCTTCCAGGAGAACATCGACAAGTTCCTCGGCGGGGAGGTCGGCGACGAGGAACTGATCGCGGCCTACACCGCGACCCAGCAGTACCTCGCGGAGCTGGTGGCCGCCAAGCGCGCCAACCCCACCGACGACGTGCTCAGCGACCTGCTCGACAGCGACCTGACCGATGAGGAGCTGCAGGGGATCGCCCTGATCCTGCTGTCGGCCGGGTTCGACACCACCGCGAACATGCTGGCGCTGGGCACCTTCGCGCTGCTGCAGAACCCGGAGCAGCTGGCCGCGCTGCGCGCCGAGCCCGCGCTCGCCGACCGGGCCGTGGAGGAGCTGCTGCGGTATCTGACCGTCGCCAAGACGTCCATGAGGACGGCGCTGGAGGACGTCGAGGTGGGCGGCCAGACCATCAAGGCCGGTACGACGGTCATCCTGTCGTACGCCACCGCCAACCGCGACCCCGAGCGCTTCGCCGACCCCCACGTGCTCGACCTGCGCAGGCAGGACGGCGGTCACCTGGCCTTCAGCCACGGCATCCACCAGTGCCTGGGCCAGCAGCTGGCCCGCGTCGAGCTGCGGGTCGCGCTCCCCGCCCTGGTCAACCGCTTCCCCACGCTGCGCCTGGCCGTACCGGCCGGAGAGGTCGCCCTGCGCCCGGAGACCGCGGACATCTACGGGGTCAAGAGCCTCCCGGTCACCTGGGACGTGTGA
- the pip gene encoding prolyl aminopeptidase, with translation MTASYPPIEPYDHGMLDTGDGNLVYWEVCGNPDGKPALVVHGGPGGGCRASHRSSFDPERYRIVLFDQRNCGRSTPHASDPAADMSLNTTEHLLTDMERLREHLGINRWLLHGGSWGSTLILAYAERHPERVTEIVIPAVTMTRRSEIDWLYRGVGRFFPEEWERFRDGVPEADRDGDIVAAYARLMEHPDAEVREKAAIDWVTWEDVVVSMEPNGKPNPYSDRPSADLLALVRICAHYFAHGAWLEEGILLREAGRLAGIPGVLIHGRLDLSGPADTAWELARAWPGAELIIVDDSGHTGSDTMRTQVLGAIDRFADR, from the coding sequence ATGACCGCGAGTTACCCGCCGATCGAGCCGTACGACCACGGAATGCTCGACACCGGCGACGGCAACCTCGTCTACTGGGAGGTCTGCGGCAACCCGGACGGCAAACCCGCCCTCGTCGTCCACGGCGGGCCGGGAGGGGGATGCAGGGCCAGCCACCGCAGCTCCTTCGATCCGGAGCGCTACCGGATCGTCCTGTTCGACCAGCGCAACTGCGGCCGGAGCACGCCGCACGCGAGCGACCCCGCCGCCGACATGAGCCTCAACACCACCGAGCACCTGCTCACCGACATGGAGCGGCTCCGAGAGCACCTCGGCATCAACCGCTGGCTGCTCCACGGCGGCTCCTGGGGGTCCACGCTGATCCTCGCCTACGCCGAGCGCCATCCGGAGCGGGTGACGGAGATCGTCATCCCCGCGGTCACCATGACCCGGCGATCGGAGATCGACTGGCTCTACCGGGGCGTCGGGCGGTTCTTCCCCGAGGAGTGGGAGCGGTTCCGGGACGGCGTCCCCGAGGCGGACCGCGACGGCGACATCGTCGCGGCCTACGCGCGTCTCATGGAGCACCCCGACGCGGAGGTGCGGGAGAAGGCCGCGATCGACTGGGTCACGTGGGAGGACGTGGTGGTCTCCATGGAGCCGAACGGCAAGCCGAACCCCTACAGCGACCGTCCCTCGGCCGACCTGCTGGCGTTAGTCCGGATCTGCGCGCACTACTTCGCGCACGGCGCGTGGCTGGAGGAGGGCATCCTGCTGCGCGAGGCGGGCCGCCTGGCCGGGATCCCCGGTGTCCTGATCCACGGCCGCCTCGATCTGAGCGGCCCGGCCGACACCGCCTGGGAGCTCGCCCGCGCCTGGCCCGGCGCCGAGCTGATCATCGTCGACGACTCGGGACACACGGGCAGCGACACGATGCGCACGCAGGTCCTCGGCGCGATCGACCGGTTCGCCGACCGATGA
- a CDS encoding DUF1048 domain-containing protein, whose translation MAAESNEPKSRYRQYLEMVTGPIEDKKRYRQFKARTEQLPANYHTAIEALQRYMQYFAPGDADSLLTMLEDLADLFEQSAADGIPIREVVGEDPVEFAETFLRNYPAGHWIGRERERLSNAIDRATGDKQ comes from the coding sequence ATGGCCGCAGAGTCGAATGAGCCGAAGAGCCGCTACCGGCAGTACCTGGAGATGGTCACCGGGCCGATCGAGGACAAGAAGCGCTACCGGCAGTTCAAGGCGCGTACGGAGCAGCTTCCCGCGAACTACCACACGGCGATCGAAGCGCTGCAGCGGTACATGCAGTACTTCGCGCCGGGGGACGCGGACAGCCTGCTGACGATGCTGGAGGATCTCGCCGATCTGTTCGAGCAGAGCGCGGCGGACGGAATCCCGATCCGCGAAGTCGTCGGGGAGGACCCGGTGGAGTTCGCCGAGACGTTTCTCCGCAACTACCCGGCTGGTCACTGGATCGGCCGGGAGCGGGAGCGGCTGAGCAACGCCATCGATCGCGCCACGGGTGACAAGCAGTGA
- a CDS encoding PadR family transcriptional regulator has protein sequence MGKQVTEMLKGTLEGIVLAILSGRPAYGYEITAWLRDQGFSDIAEGTIYALLVRIEQRGLVDVEKVPSDKGPPRKVYSLNAQGREYLEEFWRTWSFLAERLEQLRQGGS, from the coding sequence ATGGGCAAGCAGGTGACGGAGATGCTCAAGGGAACGCTGGAGGGCATCGTCCTGGCGATCCTGTCCGGCCGGCCCGCCTACGGCTACGAGATCACGGCGTGGCTGCGGGATCAGGGCTTCTCCGACATCGCCGAAGGCACCATCTACGCGCTGCTCGTCAGGATCGAGCAGCGCGGCCTCGTCGACGTGGAGAAGGTCCCGTCCGACAAGGGGCCACCGCGCAAGGTGTATTCCCTGAACGCTCAGGGACGCGAGTATCTCGAAGAGTTCTGGAGGACCTGGAGCTTCCTCGCAGAACGGCTCGAACAGCTCCGCCAAGGAGGCAGTTAG
- a CDS encoding serine hydrolase domain-containing protein codes for MRRVREVLARHVESKKIPGLVALVSQGGQTHVEVMGTMRAEGGAPMRRETIFRMASTTKPVAMAAAMVLIDECKLRLDDPVDQWLPELANRQVLRKPDSPLNDTVPAQRPITVRDLMTATFGLGIDPTVLSFPITAAIFERGLYPQEGVPTLEPDEWMRRLGTLPLIYQPGEHWQYNISHDVLGVLVARVTKQPFETFLRERIFDPLGMKDTGFHVPAGKIDRLPPLYAPDPKTGKLTVWDEAAGGRVSRPPAFQSGGGGLVSTVDDYHAYFRMLLNGGMHGSQRILSRPAVEMMTTNRMTPEETALRTALAKKYVHVSFGQGQHGGWGFGMAVRTYRADYASIGQFGWDGGAGTTTYGDPDKQLIGILLTQVGTTNPDSTRAILDFWTTLYQVIDD; via the coding sequence ATGCGCAGAGTGCGCGAGGTGCTGGCGCGGCATGTCGAGTCCAAGAAGATTCCCGGGCTCGTCGCGCTGGTCAGCCAGGGCGGACAGACGCACGTCGAAGTGATGGGGACGATGCGCGCTGAAGGCGGCGCGCCGATGCGCAGGGAGACGATCTTCCGGATGGCCTCCACGACCAAACCGGTCGCGATGGCGGCGGCGATGGTCCTGATCGATGAGTGCAAGCTGCGGCTGGACGACCCGGTAGACCAGTGGCTGCCCGAACTCGCCAACCGGCAGGTACTGAGGAAGCCCGACAGCCCGCTGAACGACACCGTGCCGGCGCAGCGGCCGATCACCGTGCGGGACCTGATGACCGCCACGTTCGGGCTAGGCATCGATCCGACGGTGCTGAGCTTTCCGATCACGGCCGCTATTTTCGAGCGGGGGCTCTACCCCCAGGAAGGGGTCCCGACCCTGGAGCCGGATGAGTGGATGCGCCGCCTGGGCACGCTTCCGCTGATTTACCAGCCCGGGGAGCACTGGCAGTACAACATCAGCCACGATGTCCTCGGCGTGCTGGTCGCCAGGGTCACGAAGCAGCCGTTCGAGACGTTTCTGCGCGAACGCATCTTCGATCCGCTGGGTATGAAGGACACCGGCTTCCACGTGCCCGCCGGCAAGATCGACCGGCTGCCGCCCCTCTACGCCCCCGACCCGAAGACTGGGAAGCTCACCGTGTGGGACGAGGCGGCAGGCGGACGGGTCAGCCGGCCTCCGGCGTTCCAGTCCGGCGGCGGTGGGCTGGTCTCCACCGTCGATGACTACCACGCCTACTTCCGGATGCTGCTGAACGGCGGGATGCACGGCAGCCAGCGGATCCTGTCGCGGCCCGCTGTGGAGATGATGACCACCAACCGCATGACGCCCGAGGAGACGGCCCTGCGAACCGCGCTGGCCAAGAAGTATGTCCATGTGTCGTTCGGCCAGGGGCAGCACGGCGGCTGGGGTTTCGGGATGGCGGTGCGCACTTACCGCGCCGACTACGCCTCCATCGGCCAGTTCGGCTGGGACGGCGGAGCCGGCACCACGACCTACGGCGACCCGGACAAGCAGCTCATCGGAATCCTGCTCACCCAGGTCGGGACGACCAACCCGGACTCGACGCGGGCCATCCTCGACTTCTGGACCACGCTCTACCAGGTCATCGACGACTGA
- a CDS encoding BTAD domain-containing putative transcriptional regulator: MTDVRVELLGPFEVRNRDGAVVEVPGIRLRALLAALALEPGRSVTRARLVDWIWGQRPPADEVNALQALVSRLRRVLPDGVIEADSGGYRLAVAPDAVDVCRFEHLIGQARAAEPAARADLLRSALALWRGTAMADIALRDSDAFGAAVARLDELYVAALGDRVDADIRLGRGSELVSELTELVATYPLREGFVAALMRALAEAGRGTEALTLYQRTRERLAEELGADPSAELSALHTALLRGELGERAENRRTNLRAELTSFVGKDDDISAVAGLAIKHRLVTLTGAGGSGKTRLATETARTMLAELPDGAWLIELASVRAGGELAQAVLTAIGLRDQALLGGARGGEPMDRLITAVRERAILLILDNCEHMIEAAAAFADRLLGECRRLRILATSREPLGITGEVLWQVEPLALPAKGADASESGSSPAVRLLRDRADLVRKDIGSDVHTLSAMARICRALDGMPLAIELAAARLRTMSIDQLARRLDDRFRLLTGGSRTALPRHKTLRAVVDWSWDLLTEAERGVLRRLSVFSGGASLEAAEQVCGDEAFAGEQVLDLLTALIEKSLLLADGEGTPRYRMLNTIREYAAHRLAEAGETESAHRAHLAYVTELAETAEPHLRRAEQLEWLSTLEAEHDNIGAALRGAIAEGWAQEAMRLVTAVGWYWFLSGHRAEGTELSIAAASLHGEVPDEVRAMAYTLVTVFVTSGPGRDQYQARKWIHEAHRFTQRSGYRNPLLGFVAPLERMLREPTEFLSAFEPLIADDDPWVRAQARLTRGRLRLTVGGDETDVDGDIETALAEFRTLGDRWGISLALTYLADRLAMRGEFARACEHYEEAVAALTEVGGTEDVVGLRARQAQLYWLLGDERSSTSAMAEAQRYAGGIAWPDTLADLALSKAQLARWRGEPDKAHQHLAAARTTQADAEPNDSFRARTMDLYGYLAEDLEQARAHRSEAFRAAVETTYPPLIAEALIGIADLALRQGQHEQAARLLAASDGVRGTPDRSLPDVSRIAADTRDHLGETVFAEATRAGQRRDWRELAEITLAP; this comes from the coding sequence ATGACTGATGTGCGAGTCGAATTGCTTGGACCATTCGAAGTCCGGAACCGCGATGGGGCCGTGGTGGAGGTCCCTGGGATTCGGCTGCGCGCGCTGCTGGCCGCACTCGCTCTCGAACCTGGCCGGAGCGTCACGCGTGCGAGGCTGGTGGACTGGATCTGGGGGCAACGGCCGCCCGCGGACGAAGTGAATGCCTTGCAGGCGTTGGTGTCCAGGCTGCGCAGGGTGTTGCCGGACGGTGTCATCGAGGCGGATTCCGGCGGGTATCGGCTGGCCGTGGCCCCTGATGCCGTGGACGTGTGCCGGTTCGAGCACCTGATCGGTCAGGCCCGTGCCGCCGAGCCCGCGGCGCGGGCGGATCTGCTCCGCTCGGCCTTGGCATTGTGGCGTGGTACGGCCATGGCGGACATCGCGCTGCGAGACAGCGATGCGTTCGGCGCTGCGGTCGCGCGTCTGGACGAACTCTACGTCGCCGCGCTCGGGGATCGGGTGGATGCGGACATCCGCCTCGGCCGTGGCTCGGAGCTGGTCTCGGAGCTGACCGAGCTGGTTGCCACGTATCCGCTGCGGGAGGGGTTCGTGGCGGCCTTGATGCGAGCGCTCGCCGAGGCGGGGCGTGGGACCGAGGCGTTGACCCTGTACCAGCGGACGCGCGAGCGGCTCGCTGAGGAGTTGGGCGCCGATCCATCGGCCGAGCTCTCCGCGCTGCACACCGCGCTGCTCCGGGGCGAGCTGGGAGAGCGTGCGGAGAACCGCAGGACGAACCTGCGGGCCGAGCTGACGAGTTTCGTCGGCAAGGACGACGACATCTCCGCGGTCGCCGGTCTGGCCATCAAGCACCGGCTGGTCACCTTGACGGGGGCGGGTGGCTCCGGCAAGACAAGGCTGGCCACGGAGACCGCGCGGACGATGCTCGCCGAGCTGCCGGATGGGGCGTGGCTGATCGAACTGGCCTCGGTGCGGGCGGGCGGTGAGCTGGCGCAGGCCGTCCTTACCGCGATCGGCCTGCGTGACCAGGCGCTGCTCGGTGGCGCGCGGGGCGGGGAACCGATGGACCGGCTCATCACCGCGGTCCGGGAGCGCGCGATCTTGCTGATCCTGGACAACTGCGAGCACATGATCGAGGCGGCCGCGGCTTTCGCGGATCGGCTTCTGGGAGAGTGCCGGAGGCTGCGGATTCTGGCCACGAGCAGGGAACCGCTCGGTATCACCGGGGAGGTGCTGTGGCAGGTCGAGCCGCTCGCGCTGCCCGCGAAGGGAGCGGACGCCTCCGAGTCCGGGTCCTCGCCCGCGGTGCGGCTGCTGCGGGACCGCGCGGATCTGGTGCGCAAGGACATCGGCTCCGACGTGCACACCTTGTCGGCCATGGCGCGGATCTGCCGGGCGCTCGACGGGATGCCGCTGGCGATCGAACTGGCCGCGGCGCGGCTGCGCACCATGTCCATCGATCAGCTGGCCCGTCGGCTCGATGACCGGTTCCGTCTGTTGACCGGCGGCAGCCGTACGGCGCTTCCCCGGCACAAGACGCTGCGCGCGGTCGTGGACTGGAGCTGGGATCTGTTGACCGAGGCCGAACGCGGTGTGCTGCGGCGGCTCTCGGTGTTCTCCGGCGGGGCGAGCCTGGAAGCGGCCGAACAGGTGTGCGGGGACGAGGCGTTCGCCGGGGAGCAGGTGCTCGACCTGCTGACCGCGTTGATCGAGAAGTCGCTGCTGCTCGCCGACGGCGAGGGCACGCCGCGCTACCGGATGCTCAACACCATCAGGGAATACGCGGCGCACCGGCTCGCCGAAGCCGGGGAAACCGAGTCGGCGCACCGGGCGCACCTTGCCTACGTCACCGAGTTGGCCGAGACGGCCGAGCCGCACCTGCGCCGGGCCGAGCAGCTGGAATGGCTGTCCACGCTCGAGGCCGAGCACGACAACATCGGCGCGGCCCTGCGCGGGGCGATCGCCGAGGGATGGGCCCAGGAGGCGATGCGGCTGGTCACGGCCGTGGGCTGGTACTGGTTCCTCAGCGGGCACAGGGCCGAGGGCACCGAATTGAGCATCGCGGCGGCCTCGCTGCACGGTGAGGTGCCCGACGAGGTGCGGGCGATGGCGTACACCCTCGTGACAGTGTTCGTGACCTCCGGGCCCGGCCGCGACCAGTATCAGGCGCGGAAGTGGATCCACGAGGCGCACCGGTTCACCCAGCGCAGCGGGTATCGCAACCCGCTGCTCGGGTTCGTCGCGCCGCTGGAGCGGATGCTGCGGGAGCCGACGGAGTTCCTGTCCGCGTTCGAGCCGCTCATCGCCGACGACGATCCATGGGTGCGCGCGCAGGCCAGGCTCACTCGTGGCCGATTGCGGCTCACGGTCGGCGGCGACGAGACTGACGTGGACGGCGACATCGAGACCGCCCTTGCCGAGTTCCGCACGCTGGGTGACCGGTGGGGGATCTCGTTGGCGCTGACCTACCTGGCCGATCGGCTCGCCATGCGCGGCGAGTTCGCACGTGCGTGTGAGCACTACGAAGAGGCGGTCGCGGCGCTGACCGAGGTAGGCGGGACCGAGGACGTGGTCGGCCTGCGGGCGCGGCAGGCTCAGCTGTACTGGCTGCTCGGCGATGAGCGCTCCAGCACGTCCGCCATGGCCGAAGCACAGCGGTACGCGGGCGGGATCGCCTGGCCGGACACGCTTGCCGACCTGGCGCTTTCGAAGGCACAGCTGGCGCGCTGGCGCGGCGAGCCGGACAAGGCACACCAGCACCTGGCCGCGGCGCGGACAACGCAGGCCGACGCGGAGCCGAACGACTCCTTCCGCGCCAGGACCATGGACCTGTACGGCTACCTCGCCGAGGATCTCGAGCAGGCCCGCGCGCATCGGAGCGAGGCGTTCCGTGCGGCTGTGGAGACGACGTATCCGCCGCTGATCGCCGAGGCGTTGATCGGGATCGCGGATCTCGCGCTGCGCCAGGGACAGCACGAGCAGGCCGCGCGACTGCTCGCGGCGAGCGACGGCGTACGCGGTACGCCGGATCGTTCGCTGCCGGACGTTTCCAGGATCGCCGCGGACACGCGCGATCACCTCGGTGAAACCGTGTTCGCCGAGGCGACCCGTGCCGGTCAGCGGCGGGATTGGCGTGAGCTGGCCGAGATCACGCTCGCTCCGTGA
- a CDS encoding ABC transporter ATP-binding protein, translating to MTANQVQGPAIRVQGLEKSYKELRVLRGVDFDVARGSIFALLGSNGAGKTTAVKILSTLLKADAGTASVNGFDVATQAADVRESISLTGQFAAVDEILSGRENLVLVARLRHLKDPGKIADDLLDRFSLTDAGARKASTYSGGMRRRLDIAMSLVGNPPVIFLDEPTTGLDPQARIEVWQTVRELADRGTTVLLTTQYLDEAEQLADRIAILHEGRIIVNGTLAELKQLLPPAKVEYVEKQPTLEDVFLTLVGADGKDGTPAMTALSAQTRKEQR from the coding sequence ATGACAGCCAATCAGGTCCAGGGGCCTGCGATCCGCGTGCAGGGCCTGGAGAAGTCGTACAAGGAGCTGCGGGTGCTGCGCGGCGTGGACTTCGACGTGGCGCGGGGCAGCATCTTCGCCCTGCTCGGCTCCAACGGGGCGGGCAAGACCACGGCCGTGAAAATCCTGTCCACGCTGCTCAAGGCCGACGCGGGCACGGCCAGCGTCAACGGCTTCGACGTCGCCACGCAGGCTGCGGACGTGCGGGAGTCCATCAGCCTCACCGGACAGTTCGCGGCCGTCGACGAGATCCTCAGCGGGCGGGAGAACCTCGTGCTGGTCGCCCGGCTGCGGCACCTCAAGGATCCCGGCAAGATCGCCGATGATCTGCTCGACCGTTTCTCGCTGACCGACGCGGGCGCGCGGAAGGCGTCGACGTATTCGGGTGGCATGCGCCGCCGCCTCGACATCGCGATGAGCCTCGTCGGCAATCCGCCGGTCATCTTCCTCGACGAGCCGACGACCGGGCTCGACCCCCAGGCGCGCATCGAGGTGTGGCAGACCGTCAGGGAACTCGCCGACCGGGGTACGACGGTGCTGCTCACCACGCAGTATCTGGACGAGGCCGAGCAGCTCGCCGACCGGATCGCGATCCTGCACGAGGGCCGGATCATCGTGAACGGCACCCTGGCCGAGCTCAAGCAGCTGCTGCCGCCCGCCAAGGTCGAATACGTCGAGAAGCAGCCGACCCTCGAGGACGTCTTCCTCACCCTCGTCGGCGCCGACGGCAAGGACGGCACGCCGGCGATGACCGCACTGTCGGCACAGACGCGTAAGGAACAACGATGA
- a CDS encoding ABC transporter permease, with protein sequence MSKHFLGDTAILLGRSLRHITRSMDTIVTTAIMPVAMMLMFVYVFGGAIKTGSDSYVNYLLPGILLITVASGIAYTAFRLFTDMQSGIFERFQSMPTARSSVLWAHVLTSLIANLISLVVVVLVALLMGFRSGAGVLGWLAVAGILILFTLALTWIAVIPGLTAKTVDGASAFSYPLIFLPFLSSAFVPTDTMPGPVRAFAEHQPVTSIVNAIRDLFAQQPVGTDIWIALAWCVGLLIVAYIFAMNTYRRRIA encoded by the coding sequence ATGAGCAAGCATTTCCTCGGTGACACCGCCATCCTGCTGGGACGGTCCCTGCGCCACATCACGCGCAGCATGGACACCATCGTCACGACTGCGATCATGCCGGTCGCCATGATGCTGATGTTCGTCTACGTGTTCGGCGGCGCGATCAAAACAGGGTCGGATTCGTATGTGAACTACCTGCTGCCCGGCATCCTGCTCATCACGGTTGCCTCGGGCATCGCCTACACCGCGTTCCGGCTCTTCACCGACATGCAGAGCGGCATCTTCGAGCGATTCCAGTCCATGCCGACCGCGCGCTCGTCCGTGCTGTGGGCGCACGTGCTGACCTCGCTGATCGCCAATCTGATCTCGCTCGTGGTCGTCGTGCTCGTCGCCCTGCTCATGGGCTTCCGCTCGGGGGCGGGAGTGCTGGGGTGGCTCGCGGTCGCCGGCATCCTGATCCTGTTCACCCTGGCGCTGACGTGGATCGCCGTCATCCCCGGTCTCACCGCGAAGACCGTCGACGGCGCGAGCGCGTTCTCCTACCCGCTCATCTTCCTGCCGTTCCTCAGCTCGGCATTCGTGCCCACCGACACCATGCCCGGCCCGGTGCGCGCCTTCGCCGAGCACCAGCCGGTGACCTCCATCGTCAACGCCATCCGCGACCTGTTCGCCCAGCAGCCGGTCGGCACCGACATCTGGATCGCCCTCGCCTGGTGTGTCGGCCTCCTCATCGTCGCCTACATCTTCGCCATGAACACCTACCGCCGCAGGATCGCCTAG
- a CDS encoding MerR family DNA-binding transcriptional regulator, with translation MMSIGEFAELTGLSLKALRLYDEQDLLKPASVDPWSRHRRYSAAQFEPAIRLKVLRAAGVPLADAPRLLADPPAAGTLAEHRARMVAERERQDAALETLDRLLSGEDRHEWQVEERLATRQHWAGVVWPVPGDDDPAAEVDGADERVNEAFAALWRALAEAGDTPTGPFWSTLRGASGSDTAIELVCCWPIARPLPAGWSVPGWTVETGTVEAAPELVVRWRFEDPVTVVDGVTHPAVLALLAAAEERGLGVDLSRLRQIGLLEEGESVGMEVAITVSR, from the coding sequence ATGATGAGCATCGGCGAATTCGCGGAGCTGACCGGGCTGAGCCTGAAGGCCCTGCGCCTCTATGACGAGCAGGACCTGCTGAAGCCGGCCTCGGTCGACCCGTGGTCGCGGCACCGCCGCTACAGCGCGGCCCAGTTCGAGCCGGCGATCCGGCTGAAGGTGCTGCGCGCCGCCGGTGTGCCGCTGGCCGACGCCCCCCGGCTCCTGGCGGACCCGCCCGCCGCCGGGACGCTCGCCGAGCACCGCGCCCGGATGGTCGCGGAGCGGGAGCGCCAGGACGCCGCGCTCGAAACCCTCGACCGGTTGCTGAGCGGCGAGGACCGCCACGAATGGCAGGTGGAGGAGCGTCTGGCCACGCGGCAGCACTGGGCGGGCGTCGTGTGGCCGGTGCCGGGCGACGACGATCCCGCCGCGGAGGTGGACGGTGCGGACGAGCGGGTCAATGAGGCGTTCGCCGCGCTGTGGCGGGCACTGGCGGAGGCCGGCGACACGCCGACCGGGCCGTTCTGGTCGACGCTCCGGGGCGCGTCCGGCAGCGACACCGCGATCGAGCTGGTGTGCTGCTGGCCGATCGCCCGTCCGCTGCCCGCCGGATGGTCGGTGCCGGGATGGACGGTCGAGACCGGCACCGTCGAGGCCGCGCCCGAACTGGTGGTGCGCTGGCGGTTCGAGGACCCGGTGACGGTCGTCGACGGTGTCACGCATCCCGCCGTGCTCGCGCTGCTCGCCGCGGCGGAGGAGCGCGGGCTGGGCGTGGACCTGTCCCGCCTCCGCCAGATCGGGCTGCTGGAGGAGGGGGAGAGCGTGGGGATGGAGGTCGCGATAACGGTGAGCCGATGA